CTTGGCTAATGAGCCTACCATATCTTTCCATGTGGATGCTGTTCAGGCTATTGGGAAGATTCCTGTATCGTCATATTTAACCGACCGTGTAGATTTTGCGACTTTTTCTGGTCACAAGTTTCATGCTGTTCGTGGTGTCGGTTTTGTCTACAAAAAGGCAGGGAAAAAGATTACGCCACTCTTAACCGGTGGTGGTCAAGAAAAAGATTTTCGTTCAACGACTGAAAATGTTGCTGGGATTGCGAGTATGGCCAAGGCCTTGCGCTTGGTAACTGACAAAGAGGAATTTTCTCTTCCTAAAATTGCCAAGATGAAAAAGATTATCTTTGACGAATTGGCTAAGTACGAGGATATTACTATTTTCTCAGGTGAGGGTGAAGACTTTGCTCCCAATATTTTGACCTTTGGAATCAAGGGTGTTCGAGGTGAAGTTATTGTCCACGCTTTTGAAGAGCATCAAATCTATATTTCAACGACATCAGCATGTTCATCTAAGGCGGGTAAACCAGCGGGAACCCTTATTTCTATGGGTGTACCGACTAAGTTAGCTCAAACAGCTGTTCGTATCAGTCTTGATGATGACAATGATATGGGACAGGTGGAACAGTTCCTCACGATTTTCAAGCAGGTCTACGCCAAGACACAAAAAGTGAGATAGCAAGATTTAAGCGATTAAACAATAAAACTAAATTCACATTTAAAAGGAAAAGGAATGACACTAACATATTCAGAAATTATGGTTCGCTATGGTGAATTGTCTACCAAGGGCAAGAACCGTATGCGCTTTATCAATAAACTTAGAAATAATATTAAAGATGTCCTATCCATCTATCCAGAAGTTAAAGTGACTTTTGATCGAGACCGTGGACATATCTATCTCAATGGTACAGACTACGAGCCAGTAGCAGAGTCTTTGAAGCAAATTTTTGGTATTCAAGCCTTTAGTCCTGTTTACAAGTTTGAAAAAGATGTCGAAGTCTTGAAAAAAGCTGTTCAAGATATTATGAC
Above is a window of Streptococcus salivarius DNA encoding:
- a CDS encoding cysteine desulfurase family protein → MIYFDNSATTVPYPEALRTYQEVATKIFGNPSSLHQLGTSATRILEASRKQVAELIGKSADEIFFTSGGTEGDNWVIKGVAFEKEPYGKHIIVSDIEHPAVKESAKWLSEHGFEVSYAPVNEQGFVDVEALAGLLRPDTILVSVMAVNNEIGSIQPIQAISDFLANEPTISFHVDAVQAIGKIPVSSYLTDRVDFATFSGHKFHAVRGVGFVYKKAGKKITPLLTGGGQEKDFRSTTENVAGIASMAKALRLVTDKEEFSLPKIAKMKKIIFDELAKYEDITIFSGEGEDFAPNILTFGIKGVRGEVIVHAFEEHQIYISTTSACSSKAGKPAGTLISMGVPTKLAQTAVRISLDDDNDMGQVEQFLTIFKQVYAKTQKVR